The following are encoded together in the Tursiops truncatus isolate mTurTru1 chromosome 10, mTurTru1.mat.Y, whole genome shotgun sequence genome:
- the AGER gene encoding advanced glycosylation end product-specific receptor isoform X1 produces MSRNGKETKSNYRVRVYQIPGKPEIVDPASELMAGVPDKVGTCVSKGGYPEGTLSWHLDGKTLIPDGKGVSVKEETKRHPETGLFTLRSELMVTPARGGAPHPTFSCSFSPGLPRRRALHTAPIQLRVWGEHRTGEGPNLEPVPLEEVLLVVEPEGGAVAPGGTVTLTCEAPAQPPPQIHWIKDGMPLPLPTSSVLLLPEVGPEDQGTYSCVATHPSHGPQESHAVSVSIIETGEEGPTAGSVEGPELGTLALALGILGGLGTAALLIGVIMWQRRQRRGEERKVPENQEEEEEERTELNQPEGPEAAESSAGGP; encoded by the exons ATGAGCCGGAATGGAAAGGAGACCAAGTCCAACTACCGAGTCCGAGTCTATC AGATTCCTGGGAAGCCAGAAATTGTTGATCCTGCCTCTGAACTCATGGCTGGTGTCCCCGATAAG GTGGGAACATGTGTGTCCAAGGGGGGCTACCCTGAAGGGACTCTTAGCTGGCACTTGGATGGGAAAACCCTGATACCTGATGGCAAAG GAGTGTCTGTGAAGGAAGAGACCAAGAGACACCCTGAGACAGGGCTTTTCACACTCCGTTCGGAGCTGATGGTGACCCCAGCCCGGGGAggagctccccaccccaccttctcCTGTAGCTTCAGCCCTGGCCTTCCCCGGCGCCGAGCCCTGCACACGGCCCCCATCCAGCTCAGGGTCTGGGGTGAGCACAGAACTGGGGAGGGCCCCAACTTGG agcctgTGCCACTGGAGGAAGTCCTGTTGGTGGTGGAGCCAGAAGGTGGAGCAGTAGCTCCTGGTGGTACCGTGACCTTGACCTGTgaagcccctgcccagccccctcctcaaATCCACTGGATCAAGGAT GGCatgcccctgccccttcccaccaGCTCCGTGCTGCTCCTCCCTGAGGTAGGGCCTGAGGACCAGGGAACCTACAGTTGTGTGGCCACCCATCCCAGCCATGGGCCCCAGGAGAGCCATGCTGTCAGCGTCAGCATCATCG AAACAGGCGAGGAGGGGCCAACCGCAG GCTCTGTGGAAGGGCCGGAGCTGGGAACTCTAGCCCTGGCCCTGGGGATCCTGGGAGGCCTGGGGACAGCCGCCCTGCTCATTGGGGTCATCATGTGGCAAAGGCGGCAacgcagaggagaggagag GAAGGTTCCAGAAaaccaggaggaggaagaggaggagcgCACGGAGCTGAATCAGCCCGAGGGGCCTGAGGCAGCAGAAAGCAGTGCAGGAGGGCCTTGA
- the AGER gene encoding advanced glycosylation end product-specific receptor isoform X2: MAAGAAAGAWVLVLSLWGAVVGDQNITARIGKPLVLNCKGAPKKPPQQLEWKLNTGRTEAWKVLSPQGGPWDSVARVLPNGSLLLPAVGIQDEGSFRCRAMSRNGKETKSNYRVRVYQIPGKPEIVDPASELMAGVPDKVGTCVSKGGYPEGTLSWHLDGKTLIPDGKGVSVKEETKRHPETGLFTLRSELMVTPARGGAPHPTFSCSFSPGLPRRRALHTAPIQLRVWEPVPLEEVLLVVEPEGGAVAPGGTVTLTCEAPAQPPPQIHWIKDGMPLPLPTSSVLLLPEVGPEDQGTYSCVATHPSHGPQESHAVSVSIIETGEEGPTAGSVEGPELGTLALALGILGGLGTAALLIGVIMWQRRQRRGEERKVPENQEEEEEERTELNQPEGPEAAESSAGGP, from the exons atggcagcaggggcagcagctGGAGCCTGGGTGCTGGTCCTCAGTCTGTGGG GGGCAGTAGTAGGGGATCAAAACATCACAGCCAGGATCGGGAAGCCACTGGTGCTGAACTGTAAGGGGGCCCCCAAGAAACCACCCCAGCAGCTGGAATGGAAACTG aACACAGGCCGGACAGAAGCTTGGAAGGTCCTATCTCCCCAGGGAGGCCCCTGGGATAGCGTGGCTCGTGTCCTCCCCAACGGCTCCCTCCTCCTGCCGGCTGTTGGGATCCAGGATGAGGGGAGTTTCCGGTGCCGGGCAATGAGCCGGAATGGAAAGGAGACCAAGTCCAACTACCGAGTCCGAGTCTATC AGATTCCTGGGAAGCCAGAAATTGTTGATCCTGCCTCTGAACTCATGGCTGGTGTCCCCGATAAG GTGGGAACATGTGTGTCCAAGGGGGGCTACCCTGAAGGGACTCTTAGCTGGCACTTGGATGGGAAAACCCTGATACCTGATGGCAAAG GAGTGTCTGTGAAGGAAGAGACCAAGAGACACCCTGAGACAGGGCTTTTCACACTCCGTTCGGAGCTGATGGTGACCCCAGCCCGGGGAggagctccccaccccaccttctcCTGTAGCTTCAGCCCTGGCCTTCCCCGGCGCCGAGCCCTGCACACGGCCCCCATCCAGCTCAGGGTCTGGG agcctgTGCCACTGGAGGAAGTCCTGTTGGTGGTGGAGCCAGAAGGTGGAGCAGTAGCTCCTGGTGGTACCGTGACCTTGACCTGTgaagcccctgcccagccccctcctcaaATCCACTGGATCAAGGAT GGCatgcccctgccccttcccaccaGCTCCGTGCTGCTCCTCCCTGAGGTAGGGCCTGAGGACCAGGGAACCTACAGTTGTGTGGCCACCCATCCCAGCCATGGGCCCCAGGAGAGCCATGCTGTCAGCGTCAGCATCATCG AAACAGGCGAGGAGGGGCCAACCGCAG GCTCTGTGGAAGGGCCGGAGCTGGGAACTCTAGCCCTGGCCCTGGGGATCCTGGGAGGCCTGGGGACAGCCGCCCTGCTCATTGGGGTCATCATGTGGCAAAGGCGGCAacgcagaggagaggagag GAAGGTTCCAGAAaaccaggaggaggaagaggaggagcgCACGGAGCTGAATCAGCCCGAGGGGCCTGAGGCAGCAGAAAGCAGTGCAGGAGGGCCTTGA
- the PBX2 gene encoding pre-B-cell leukemia transcription factor 2 isoform X1 translates to MDERLLGPPPPGGGRGGLGLVGGEPGGPGEPPGGGDPGGSSGGVPGGRGKQDIGDILQQIMTITDQSLDEAQAKKHALNCHRMKPALFSVLCEIKEKTGLSIRSSQEEEPVDPQLMRLDNMLLAEGVAGPEKGGGSAAAAAAAAASGGGVSPDNSIEHSDYRSKLAQIRHIYHSELEKYEQACNEFTTHVMNLLREQSRTRPVAPKEMERMVGIIHRKFSAIQMQLKQSTCEAVMILRSRFLDARRKRRNFSKQATEVLNEYFYSHLSNPYPSEEAKEELAKKCGITVSQVSNWFGNKRIRYKKNIGKFQEEANIYAVKTAVSVTQGGHSRTSSPTPPSSAGSGGSFNLSGSGDMFLGMPGLNGDSYSASQVESLRHSMGPGGYGDNLGGGQMYSPREMRANGGWQEAVTPSSVTSPTEGPGSVHSDTSN, encoded by the exons ATGGACGAGCGGCTGCTGGGGCCGCCCCCTCCAGGCGGGGGCCGGGGGGGCCTTGGATTGGTGGGTGGGGAGCCTGGGGGCCCTGGCGAACCTCCCGGTGGTGGAGACCCCGGTGGGAGTAGCGGGGGGGTCCCGGGAGGCCGAGGGAAGCAAGACATCGGGGACATTCTGCAGCAGATAATGACCATCACCGACCAGAGCCTGGACGAGGCCCAGGCCAA GAAACACGCCCTAAACTGCCACCGAATGAAGCCTGCTCTCTTTAGCGTCCTGTGTGAAATCAAGGAGAAAACTG GCCTCAGCATTCGAAGCTCCCAAGAGGAGGAGCCTGTGGACCCACAGCTGATGCGCTTGGACAACATGCTTCTGGCAGAGGGTGTGGCCGGGCCTGAGAAAGGGGGTGGCTCAGCCGCAGCAGCTGCGGCCGCCGCAGCCTCCGGAGGCGGCGTGTCCCCTGACAACTCCATCGAACACTCGGACTATCGCAGCAAACTTGCCCAGATCCGCCACATTTACCACTCGGAGCTGGAGAAGTATGAGCAG GCGTGTAACGAGTTCACAACCCACGTCATGAACCTGCTGAGGGAGCAGAGCCGCACGCGGCCCGTGGCGCCCAAGGAGATGGAGCGCATGGTGGGCATCATTCACCGGAAGTTCAGCGCCATCCAGATGCAGCTGAAGCAGAGCACCTGCGAGGCCGTCATGATCCTGCGCTCCCGCTTCCTGGACGCCAG ACGGAAACGCCGTAACTTCAGCAAACAGGCCACTGAGGTCCTGAATGAGTATTTCTACTCCCACCTGAGTAACCCATACCCTAGTGAGGAGGCAAAGGAGGAGCTCGCCAAGAAGTGCGGGATCACCGTCTCTCAG GTCTCCAACTGGTTTGGCAACAAGCGGATTCGctataagaaaaatattggaaAGTTCCAAGAGGAGGCAAACATCTATGCCGTCAAGACCGCTGTGTCAGTCACCCAGGGAGGCCACAGCCGCACCAGCTCCCCGACGCCCCCTTCCTCCGCAG GCTCTGGCGGCTCTTTCAATCTCTCAGGATCCGGTGACATGTTTCTGGGGATGCCCGGGCTCAACGGAGATTCCTACTCTGCCTCCCAG GTGGAATCACTCCGACACTCGATGGGGCCAGGGGGCTACGGGGATAACCTCGGGGGAGGCCAGATGTATAGCCCTCGGGAAATGAGG GCAAACGGTGGCTGGCAGGAGGCTGTGACCCCGTCCTCAGTGACATCCCCGACAGAGGGACCAGGGAGCGTTCATTCTGACACTTCCAACTGA
- the PBX2 gene encoding pre-B-cell leukemia transcription factor 2 isoform X2, giving the protein MDERLLGPPPPGGGRGGLGLVGGEPGGPGEPPGGGDPGGSSGGVPGGRGKQDIGDILQQIMTITDQSLDEAQAKKHALNCHRMKPALFSVLCEIKEKTGLSIRSSQEEEPVDPQLMRLDNMLLAEGVAGPEKGGGSAAAAAAAAASGGGVSPDNSIEHSDYRSKLAQIRHIYHSELEKYEQACNEFTTHVMNLLREQSRTRPVAPKEMERMVGIIHRKFSAIQMQLKQSTCEAVMILRSRFLDARRKRRNFSKQATEVLNEYFYSHLSNPYPSEEAKEELAKKCGITVSQVSNWFGNKRIRYKKNIGKFQEEANIYAVKTAVSVTQGGHSRTSSPTPPSSAGGITPTLDGARGLRG; this is encoded by the exons ATGGACGAGCGGCTGCTGGGGCCGCCCCCTCCAGGCGGGGGCCGGGGGGGCCTTGGATTGGTGGGTGGGGAGCCTGGGGGCCCTGGCGAACCTCCCGGTGGTGGAGACCCCGGTGGGAGTAGCGGGGGGGTCCCGGGAGGCCGAGGGAAGCAAGACATCGGGGACATTCTGCAGCAGATAATGACCATCACCGACCAGAGCCTGGACGAGGCCCAGGCCAA GAAACACGCCCTAAACTGCCACCGAATGAAGCCTGCTCTCTTTAGCGTCCTGTGTGAAATCAAGGAGAAAACTG GCCTCAGCATTCGAAGCTCCCAAGAGGAGGAGCCTGTGGACCCACAGCTGATGCGCTTGGACAACATGCTTCTGGCAGAGGGTGTGGCCGGGCCTGAGAAAGGGGGTGGCTCAGCCGCAGCAGCTGCGGCCGCCGCAGCCTCCGGAGGCGGCGTGTCCCCTGACAACTCCATCGAACACTCGGACTATCGCAGCAAACTTGCCCAGATCCGCCACATTTACCACTCGGAGCTGGAGAAGTATGAGCAG GCGTGTAACGAGTTCACAACCCACGTCATGAACCTGCTGAGGGAGCAGAGCCGCACGCGGCCCGTGGCGCCCAAGGAGATGGAGCGCATGGTGGGCATCATTCACCGGAAGTTCAGCGCCATCCAGATGCAGCTGAAGCAGAGCACCTGCGAGGCCGTCATGATCCTGCGCTCCCGCTTCCTGGACGCCAG ACGGAAACGCCGTAACTTCAGCAAACAGGCCACTGAGGTCCTGAATGAGTATTTCTACTCCCACCTGAGTAACCCATACCCTAGTGAGGAGGCAAAGGAGGAGCTCGCCAAGAAGTGCGGGATCACCGTCTCTCAG GTCTCCAACTGGTTTGGCAACAAGCGGATTCGctataagaaaaatattggaaAGTTCCAAGAGGAGGCAAACATCTATGCCGTCAAGACCGCTGTGTCAGTCACCCAGGGAGGCCACAGCCGCACCAGCTCCCCGACGCCCCCTTCCTCCGCAG GTGGAATCACTCCGACACTCGATGGGGCCAGGGGGCTACGGGGATAA
- the GPSM3 gene encoding G-protein-signaling modulator 3 → MEAERPQEEEDGEQHQGPHQDEHGWPTVNTSNRPWRSAPPSPPPPGSRHTALGPRSASLLSLQTELLLDLVAEAQSRRLEEQRATFHPPQNRPSLGQAPPRPLEDREQLYSTILSHQSQRMEAQRSEPPLPPGGQELLELLLRVQGGGRMEEQRSQPPPKHLLRLEPHQPLCTPAAQKLGSPLHALNPARQGHQRLEDPAEISVFIALIHLSWELERVKSSNPGNSQGRMDIELPP, encoded by the exons ATGGAGGCTGAGAGACCCCAGGAAGAAGAGGATGGCGAGCAG CATCAGGGCCCCCATCAGGATGAGCATGGCTGGCCCACTGTGAACACCAGCAATCGGCCTTGGCGATCTGCTCCTCcgtcccctcctcctccagggtcCCGCCACACAG ccctggggccccGCTCGGCCTCCCTACTCTCCCTGCAGACTGAGCTCCTTCTGGACCTGGTGGCTGAGGCCCAGTCCCGCCGCCTAGAAGAGCAAAGGGCCACCTTCCATCCCCCCCAGAACCGTCCAAGCCTAGGCCAAGCCCCGCCCCGGCCTCTTGAGGACAGAGAACAGCTCTACAGCACCATCCTCAGTCACCAG AGCCAGCGGATGGAAGCCCAGCGGTCAGAGCCTCCCTTACCCCCAGGGGGACAGGAGCTCCTGGAGTTGCTGCTGAGAGTTCAGGGTGGGGGTCGAATGGAGGAGCAAAGGTCCCAGCCCCCCCCCAAACACCTGCTGAGACTTGAGCCCCACCAGCCCCTCTGCACTCCTGCGGCTCAAAAGCTGGGCAGCCCACTGCATGCCCTCAACCCTGCCAGGCAGGGGCACCAGAGACTGGAAGACCCAGCAGAAATCTCAGTATTCATCGCCCTCATCCACCTTTCCTGGGAACTGGAGCGGGTGAAATCCTCAAACCCTGGGAATAGTCAAGGTAGGATGGACATTGAACTCCCTCCATGA